The following are encoded in a window of Haladaptatus sp. R4 genomic DNA:
- a CDS encoding Gfo/Idh/MocA family protein encodes MLDIGIIGLDTSHAEAFAPLIDETEDMTVSAVWDDNSVREPSYTESFASKYDARYVHEPGEMVSYVDAAMVLTVDWGTHRPLATPFLEAGVPTLIDKPLAGRYEDIEAIAAATEHAPLFGGSAVPFHPEITSLMREETGRSLFGAGYNDYFYYRVHMVDAVRMLADADWTEVRVVDSPGTRTEIRFSNGTHGTIRFDGTPTNASFGLLDVGTETRAVRIEGNETSFAEMYAPFLDAFESVARGERDDTRRLLDSATLLLGIEAAIESGRTVTPDSDLLREVYRDGDSFLAEYEPYY; translated from the coding sequence ATGCTAGACATCGGTATTATCGGGCTCGATACGAGCCACGCAGAGGCGTTTGCGCCGCTTATCGACGAAACAGAGGATATGACCGTCAGCGCCGTGTGGGACGACAATTCGGTCCGGGAACCGTCGTACACGGAATCGTTCGCCTCGAAATACGACGCGCGATACGTCCACGAACCGGGAGAGATGGTATCATACGTCGACGCGGCGATGGTTCTCACGGTCGATTGGGGAACGCACCGCCCGCTCGCGACGCCGTTCCTCGAAGCGGGCGTTCCGACCTTGATCGACAAACCGCTCGCCGGGCGGTACGAAGACATCGAGGCGATAGCGGCGGCAACCGAGCACGCACCCCTGTTCGGCGGTTCCGCCGTCCCGTTTCATCCCGAAATCACGTCGCTCATGCGGGAAGAGACGGGGCGTTCCCTCTTCGGTGCGGGCTACAACGACTACTTCTACTATCGGGTTCACATGGTGGATGCGGTCCGGATGCTCGCCGACGCGGACTGGACCGAGGTTCGGGTGGTCGATTCGCCGGGGACGAGGACGGAAATCCGGTTTTCGAACGGAACTCACGGGACGATTCGGTTCGACGGCACGCCGACGAACGCGAGTTTCGGGTTGTTGGACGTCGGCACCGAAACGCGGGCCGTGCGGATCGAGGGGAACGAAACGTCCTTCGCCGAGATGTACGCGCCGTTCCTCGACGCGTTCGAATCGGTCGCCCGTGGCGAGCGGGACGACACCCGCCGACTTCTCGATTCTGCCACGTTGCTGTTGGGCATCGAGGCGGCTATCGAGAGCGGTCGAACGGTCACCCCCGACAGCGACCTCCTTCGGGAGGTGTATCGGGACGGTGATTCGTTCCTCGCAGAATACGAACCCTACTACTGA
- a CDS encoding Gfo/Idh/MocA family protein, whose protein sequence is MEIACTGAGVMASRLLDAVDGIDDCTLVAVCDVDEGNARKAADPRNAAVYTDHETMLAEHELDALVLAIPSFAHTNQATLAARQGIDLFVEKPVARTAEKAHEIRSVIEENDVISQTGYLFRYADITERARELVGDRTIGLMDGRYWGGIPGRPWGRKKEKSGGGNVQLATHVFDVLRHFGGEVSTITTYGNRRVRDEIDFEDVNTSSMEHANGIVSHVSTNCITPVGTQVTLVGDGFELTLDYTADTLTGSVDGEEVRFEGCGRAVKTEVESFVNAVERRDASGVRTDYADGVKTLELTLAANESLETGAPVVLDGPDS, encoded by the coding sequence ATGGAAATCGCTTGTACCGGTGCCGGAGTGATGGCATCGCGCCTCCTCGACGCCGTGGACGGTATCGACGACTGCACGCTCGTCGCGGTCTGTGACGTCGACGAAGGGAACGCTCGGAAAGCGGCGGACCCCCGAAACGCGGCGGTTTACACGGATCACGAAACGATGCTCGCGGAGCACGAACTCGACGCGTTGGTGTTGGCGATTCCGTCATTCGCCCACACGAATCAGGCCACCCTCGCCGCGCGGCAGGGCATCGACCTGTTCGTGGAAAAGCCCGTGGCACGGACTGCGGAGAAAGCCCACGAGATACGGTCCGTCATCGAGGAGAACGACGTCATCTCCCAGACGGGATATCTCTTCAGATACGCCGACATCACGGAACGCGCACGCGAACTCGTCGGTGACCGGACGATAGGGCTGATGGACGGTCGGTATTGGGGTGGCATTCCGGGCCGCCCGTGGGGGCGGAAAAAGGAAAAGTCCGGCGGCGGAAACGTCCAGCTCGCGACGCACGTCTTCGACGTGCTCCGCCACTTCGGCGGGGAAGTGAGCACGATAACGACGTACGGTAACCGGCGCGTTCGGGACGAAATCGATTTCGAGGACGTGAACACGTCGAGTATGGAGCACGCGAACGGTATCGTCAGCCACGTTTCGACGAACTGCATCACGCCCGTCGGCACGCAGGTAACGCTGGTCGGCGACGGCTTCGAGTTGACCCTCGATTACACCGCGGATACGCTGACGGGGAGCGTGGACGGTGAGGAAGTCCGATTCGAAGGGTGCGGTCGCGCCGTCAAAACGGAAGTCGAGTCGTTCGTAAACGCGGTCGAACGGCGGGATGCGAGCGGCGTTCGAACCGATTACGCGGACGGGGTAAAAACGCTCGAATTGACGCTCGCGGCGAACGAATCGCTCGAAACGGGCGCCCCCGTCGTTCTCGACGGGCCGGATTCGTAG